One Coffea eugenioides isolate CCC68of chromosome 2, Ceug_1.0, whole genome shotgun sequence genomic window, AGAGAGGGAAATTTCTCTGTGTGAGAGTTTTAACACgtaaatgaaggagaaaaaagaagaaaggtaGAAGATTCAGCAGTGCCATAATGAACAATAGATAGGCAATGTTGCCATGCAATTGAAGTAGGATAAGCTCACCCTCTGGCAGTACCAATTGCGATCTTCATTCGGATCTCCCAAGTGAGTGGGCTAACAGGCCCTACATCACCATGCAACCATTGCTCCAAATTACCATTATCAACAAACTCGTACACAAGCATCCTGGATGGACATTTAGAAACCCGGTCATCTAATATCACAAGTGTATTATGTATACATAACTGAACAAAGGAAGTGATGAGCAAATACCTCCGAGGACCTTCTGCACAATAACCAATAAGGCCGACAAGGTTTTTGTGTCTCACTTTGCCTATAGCCTCAACTTCCACCTTGAATTCCTTTTGTGCCTGACCCCTAGCAACAAGTATGACAAACAGAAACAAATGTTTATCTTCAAAGTTTCAAGGTTTAAAAGACATAATGCAGTACAAATCAATACCATATTATCCATGAACATTTCTTTGAAATTCTGAGAGATCACATGTTAAAGAGTAGGATAACTGTAGGACGAATATTAGACTACTAATATAATTACAGACATTCTCGAATATCATACTAAAGCAGAACAATAACAAGGACACAACCTCTCAAAAGCTCTCCGCTATCATTCTGAAAACAAATAGTCGCCGAATCAGATAGCTGTATAGTTGTGTGGATTGGTCGTTACACTGTAAAAGCTGTTAATCAGCATCATTCTGTTTTCAACTTTTATAGCCAGCTTAATAAGTAGAAATAAGGGCCTGATAGTACGACCAAACAAAAGTTGAAAGGAGGGCCTAAAATCCAAGTCCACATCATGTCATCCACTTTCCTTTCTCTTCTGAAAGTGAAGCATATAATCTTATCCACTAACAACTTCTCTTTTAGAAATATCTGTTATCTTCACTCTTCAACTTCAACTGTATGCTAAGAAATAGGAATACACATACAAGAGAAGCTGATCATCCTTCAAAAATCCAAACTCATGTCCAAAGATCGTAATAAGGCTCACATTTTAATGCAACTATAGAAACTCAACTAGAAAAGTAAAGTaagatcaaaagaaaaagaaaaagaattcaaaaggaaaaagaaagtggAAAATAGgataggaggaaaaaaaaaggaataaagaaGAAAGCAACCGTTTACTTTATGCATTTCTTTAATGCGTTTAGTGACTTTTGGTCAAAAGAGACAAATACTGCCACCAGCTCAAACCTAGTTTACTACTAGGACACCACACTATAATCCAGATCTAAGAGGCTTTCATATTCTTCCATTTCCTGAAATgaccaacccaaaaaaaaaaggcaatcaACTGCACCAGTTAATCAAGAATATTATCGAAATTAAAATCTTGAAAATAGTTGAGCATGACATTAAAAGggacaaaagaaaacaaaattaatgTGTCTTCCAAGGTGCACGCATCCAAAGAACTCAAAAGATCAGCAATGTAATCTGCAGTAATTAAATGGTGATGGTATGCAATGATAATAATTGAAATGCGACTGACTTGTTGTTGAGAAGATTTTTGACAGCCACTACAGAACCGTCCTGCAAAACACCTCTGTAAACAACACCGTAGCCTCCTTCTCCAATGACATTCTGATCGGCGAATGCATCAGTGGCAAATTCAAGCTCCTTCAAGCTGTACCATCGTCCCCACCCGAGGTTGGCCCCCTCAGTGGAAGTCGAGGTGGACGCCGTGACAGCAGAGGACGATTCACTCCTGCTGGTACTGGAGTCATTGCTGTCGGAACTGGCTTTTTTGCCCTCGGACTCAATGATCTGAACATATTTCTGGACATCTTTACTGAGAATGGGTTTGGTTTCTTTGTCCGTCGCCTTGGCAGAACCATGATCAGCATGCACAGAAGAAATCTGGGTTGGATCCGCATTATTTTTGAGTCGGGTAATATCTTTGGAAACCAGAGGCAAGAGTCCGGAAGCCTGCCTGAGGCACATCCGACGGCGTTTGGAGCGGAGAAAGAGAAAGATGAGGACGAAAAGGGCAATGGTGACGAGAGAAGTTGCAATAATGACAACGTAGAGTTTGAGGCCGAGAATGGGAGTGGTAGAGGTGAAAATGCTGGCTGGTGAATCTGCGGAGGTCTGATCCTTCTTCATGTTCCGTGGTTGGGTTGGGTTTGGGTGGGGGAAATTGGAGAGCGGAGAGAGCGTGGTCCGTGCGGTGTACTAAACTAAAACTACTCCACTAAAGAGTGACCAGGGTAGGCCCCGCCGCATAGGATCAATGAGAACGATGCTTACAAAGTTGGCAtgatggaggaggaggaggaggaggaggcggAGGAGGGGGCGGATTCAGGCATTCCTTGGACTGCTATCAGTGTCAGAGAGTGACGATGAGAGAGCCTAGTTAAGATACAACTCCGCTCTCAACGGTTACCAAAGTGGGAGTGAGTAGTACGTAGTACCTAATAGTAGCGTAGCGTGCTCCTCCATCCATAGGATGTATGTTAACATTTGGGTCTCTGTCTTCTCGCATTATTACCAAAGGGCCACTGGACGTCCGACAGTCCGGTAGACAAAAGTGACTTTGCCCGTTTGTCGGAACCCGTTGTCTTCGTCCAATGACAAAACTACCCCCCTATCCCATGTGACCAAGTCTGTCGGTGCCGCTGGGCGGGCCTTTTCTTCCCCTTTCCCTAATCCAATCCGCCGTTAGAGAAATTCTCAAAGTTTAGACCCCTCTCCCTCGATAACCTTTTTACAAAATCAATGCTGCGTTCGTTGAATAAAAGCATCGAGATTAGGAACTTGCTTACTTCatattcacaaatttttttaattaaaaaaaatgtttggtTTGTTTGTACGCGACGGAGATTCAAAACTTTTTTCCACTTTCAAACTCAGCTAACTCACGCCTGCATTTCTCTtcttgttccctttttttttttttttttttttttggcttttcttGGGAGTGGACAACTCATGCTAAATGCTCAGCAATTGAGCTTTATAAGCAGGAAAAAACAAAGGCCAAACAAATTATAATAAACTGGGATaacaataataaattcaaattccATATTGGACTTACAAAATATGAAATTA contains:
- the LOC113763217 gene encoding probable receptor-like serine/threonine-protein kinase At4g34500; protein product: MKKDQTSADSPASIFTSTTPILGLKLYVVIIATSLVTIALFVLIFLFLRSKRRRMCLRQASGLLPLVSKDITRLKNNADPTQISSVHADHGSAKATDKETKPILSKDVQKYVQIIESEGKKASSDSNDSSTSRSESSSAVTASTSTSTEGANLGWGRWYSLKELEFATDAFADQNVIGEGGYGVVYRGVLQDGSVVAVKNLLNNKGQAQKEFKVEVEAIGKVRHKNLVGLIGYCAEGPRRMLVYEFVDNGNLEQWLHGDVGPVSPLTWEIRMKIAIGTARGLAYLHEGLEPKVVHRDVKSSNILLDRKWNPKVSDFGLAKLLGSEKSYVTTRVMGTFGYVSPDYASTGMLNEGSDVYSFGVLLMEIITGRSPVDYSRPPAEMNLVDWFKGMVANRRGEELLDPLIEIHPPSRALKRVLLVCLRCIDLDANKRPKMGQIVHMLEAEEFPFRADPRLAQETAPLHPFVGASFRGQLVKKDVVDGEQTSRRR